In Thunnus albacares chromosome 10, fThuAlb1.1, whole genome shotgun sequence, a single window of DNA contains:
- the smim19 gene encoding small integral membrane protein 19: MGAHGVLGNEPESIDYSVHEAWNEATNVYLLVILVSFGLLMYARKNKRKIMRIFTLPPTAGSNPEPNFYDSLQKVRLRQQLEMYSLARKFEQQQQQGQTDSVQLSME, translated from the exons ATGGGTGCACACGGGGTTTTGGGCAACGAGCCCGAGTCTATAGACTACTCGGTGCACGAAGCCTGGAATGAGGCCACCAATGTCTACCTGCTGGTTATCCTGGTCAGCTTCGGCCTGCTGATGTACGCCAGAAA AAACAAGAGGAAGATCATGCGTATCTTCACTCTGCCTCCAACCGCTGGAAGCAACCCGGAGCCCAACTTCTACGACAGCCTGCAGAAGGTCCGCCTGCGACAGCAGCTGGAGATGTACTCTCTGG CCAGGAAgtttgaacagcagcagcaacagggCCAGACGGACAGTGTGCAGCTCTCCATGGAATGA